In Armatimonadota bacterium, the genomic stretch TTGCACCTCCCCCGATTTTTCCCGATGCTGATGACAGCAGCGGGAACATTACCGCCAGCTAGAGCTTTTGTGATTGGGGCTGGCGTCGCAGGATTGCAAGCGATTGCGACGTGCCGCCGGCTTGGCGCGATTGTTGAAGCGTTTGACGTTCGCCCTGCAGTGAAGGAACAGATTGAAAGCCTTGGCGGCAAATTCGTCGGTCTGAGCCTCGTCACCGATGAAGCGGAAGATGCGGGCGGATATGCCAAGGAAGTTTCTACCGACACTCACACCAAAGAACTTGACCTGATCGCAGGAAGATTGCAGCAAGTGGATTGCGTGATTTCCACTGCGCTAATCCCCGGGAAAAGAGCACCGACATTGATCACCGAAGAGATGGTCAAGAAGATGCGGCCTGGATCGGTGATCGTGGATTTGGCCGCTACAGCTGGTGGGAATTGCGAATGCACCGTCCCGGGAGAAATCGTGAGCAGGCATGGAGTTACCGTGATCGGTAGCACGGACATGGTGATGTCGATGGCCAGTGACGCGAGCAAGATGTACTCGAAGAACATCACCGCTTTTCTCGGCGTGATTCTCAAGGAAGGCAACCTGAATTTGGATATGGAAGATGAAATCGTCCGGGGGACACTCGTGACCCATGGTGGCAAAATCGTTCACGAAAGCACTCGAATCGCATTGAACTCTGGAGGCACTTCGTGAGCTTAATCGCAGTCATCACCATTTTCATTCTTGCGGTCTTTGTGGGTCTCGAAGTCATTGCAAAGGTGCCGCAGACCCTGCACACACCATTGATGAGTGCGACGAACGCGATCCACGGAGTGATCTTGGTCGGCGGCGTCATCGTCTTAGGTCGCGCCAATGACACAGCCTCGATCATCCTCGGATTCCTGGCCACCTTGTTTGGAGTTTTGAACGTCGTCGGAGGGTTTGTGGTCACTGATCGAATGCTTGAGATGTTTGTGCGAAAGCCAAGGAAGGAATCGAAATGACTGCGGACCTGATCAACATCTGTTATCTGGCTACTGCGGTGACGTTCATGCTGGCGCTGAAGCTCATGAACGGTCCCAAAACGGCTCGCAAGGGCAACGCATTGGCCGCAATCGGGATGGGGCTCGCTCTGGCAGCCACGTTCTTTTTGAAGGACGCCGATGGCAAAGGTCTCAAGAATTTTGAGTGGATGGCTCTCGCGTTTGTCGTTGGATCGGTGCTAGGCACATGGTCCGCGAGAAAGGTTCAGATGACGGCGATGCCACAGATGGTGGCGTTGTTCAATGGACTTGGCGGTGGCGCGGTCGCTTTGGTTGCAGTCGTCGAATATCCTGCGATCTTCCGCCATGGTGCGATCGATTTTGTGGCTCTATCTGCGTCCATTTTGAGCTTGTGGATTGGGTGTATCAGCTTCATGGGTAGCTTGGTCGC encodes the following:
- a CDS encoding Re/Si-specific NAD(P)(+) transhydrogenase subunit alpha — protein: MQALVPKEANDERRVALTPDGVKELVGAGLKVCIEPGAGEGSHLSDSTYEASGAQLGAAISESDWLLKINPPTLGEIAQLKPGSISVSFLSPTQNREIIDALCQREVTAFAMDLMPRISRAQSMDALSSFSTIAGYRAALLCALHLPRFFPMLMTAAGTLPPARAFVIGAGVAGLQAIATCRRLGAIVEAFDVRPAVKEQIESLGGKFVGLSLVTDEAEDAGGYAKEVSTDTHTKELDLIAGRLQQVDCVISTALIPGKRAPTLITEEMVKKMRPGSVIVDLAATAGGNCECTVPGEIVSRHGVTVIGSTDMVMSMASDASKMYSKNITAFLGVILKEGNLNLDMEDEIVRGTLVTHGGKIVHESTRIALNSGGTS
- a CDS encoding NAD(P) transhydrogenase subunit alpha, whose amino-acid sequence is MELWRHFVSLIAVITIFILAVFVGLEVIAKVPQTLHTPLMSATNAIHGVILVGGVIVLGRANDTASIILGFLATLFGVLNVVGGFVVTDRMLEMFVRKPRKESK